One stretch of Chitinophaga pendula DNA includes these proteins:
- a CDS encoding GNAT family N-acetyltransferase, giving the protein MNWIVKPFDTLTGTEVYNILHLRNEVFVLEQQCPYLDTDYSDQKALHLMGLNDQGLLVAYARLFAPGIKYEEASIGRVVTAPAARGTGAGKLLIEKALQELEAHYGKGPVKIGAQQYLTRFYNGFGFEQTSEMYLEDNIPHIEMRLS; this is encoded by the coding sequence ATGAACTGGATAGTAAAACCCTTCGACACACTCACTGGCACGGAAGTATACAATATCCTGCACCTGCGCAATGAAGTATTTGTACTGGAACAACAATGCCCTTACCTGGATACAGACTACAGCGACCAGAAAGCATTACACCTGATGGGACTGAATGATCAAGGCCTATTGGTCGCCTATGCACGGTTGTTTGCACCAGGGATCAAATATGAAGAAGCATCCATTGGTCGTGTCGTTACTGCTCCGGCAGCCAGAGGTACAGGGGCCGGAAAATTATTGATAGAAAAAGCCTTGCAGGAACTGGAAGCACATTATGGTAAAGGGCCGGTGAAGATCGGAGCACAACAGTACCTTACCCGGTTCTATAACGGTTTTGGATTTGAACAGACTAGCGAAATGTACCTGGAAGATAATATCCCGCATATAGAAATGCGCCTGAGTTAA
- a CDS encoding ATP-binding cassette domain-containing protein, translating to MKHAEAIPFLSLEHITVRYLDKTLFQQLDWRILQGEQWAITGSSGSGKTALLNAIAGKFNIINGGIRYHFYDTYREQHTITDPYFNYRNLLTLVAHHHHFRNKSNTTEFYYQQRFNSSDAGDAPTVQSYLFGEDKVATAAEEALVAPLRITPLLHKELIKLSNGETRRVMIAHALLQRPVLLLLDNPFIGLDVNARKDFTAMIDQLIANGLTILLVTSPHEIPSLVTHVLTLDNGAITGKYTREEFDALPKVLQEQSADTSHMAALLPGLLASANNASYHTIVQMEDVQVKYGNAHILNGINWTIRANEKWALLGPNGAGKSTLLSLINADNPQAYANRITLFDRRRGSGESIWDIKRKIGFISPELHQYFTSRDTCLQVAASGFHDIIGRSGKTTPEQLATAEQWLEVLAIQSYAQEPFKQVPESIQRLALLARALVKQPPLLIFDEPCQGLDAQQKLHFKQVIEALCEHMEVTLIFVTHYTEELPACVDHFLRLEKGQVVS from the coding sequence ATGAAACACGCTGAAGCCATCCCCTTTCTTTCTCTTGAACATATTACGGTACGTTATCTTGATAAAACATTATTCCAGCAGCTTGACTGGCGAATATTACAAGGGGAGCAATGGGCGATTACCGGTAGTAGCGGATCGGGTAAAACTGCGTTACTGAATGCTATTGCCGGCAAGTTCAATATTATCAATGGCGGTATCCGTTATCATTTCTACGACACTTACCGGGAGCAACATACTATCACTGATCCTTACTTTAATTATCGTAACCTGCTTACATTGGTTGCTCATCACCATCACTTCCGGAATAAGTCAAATACTACGGAGTTCTATTACCAGCAGCGATTCAACAGCAGTGATGCCGGCGATGCACCTACGGTCCAGTCTTACCTGTTCGGGGAAGACAAAGTCGCTACGGCAGCTGAAGAGGCATTGGTTGCTCCATTACGAATAACGCCACTGCTGCATAAGGAGCTGATCAAGTTATCCAATGGGGAGACCCGGCGGGTGATGATCGCCCATGCGCTGTTGCAGCGGCCGGTATTGCTGTTATTAGACAACCCGTTTATTGGGTTGGATGTCAATGCACGGAAGGACTTTACGGCGATGATCGACCAGCTGATCGCAAACGGACTCACTATATTATTGGTCACCAGCCCTCATGAGATCCCATCGTTGGTCACCCATGTATTGACACTAGATAACGGGGCTATTACCGGCAAATATACCCGTGAGGAGTTTGATGCTTTACCCAAAGTGCTCCAGGAACAATCAGCAGACACCAGCCATATGGCAGCTCTTTTGCCAGGGCTGTTAGCGTCTGCCAATAATGCCAGCTATCATACGATTGTACAGATGGAGGACGTGCAGGTAAAATATGGCAATGCGCATATTCTGAACGGCATTAACTGGACCATCCGGGCTAATGAAAAATGGGCTTTGCTGGGGCCAAACGGTGCAGGAAAATCTACTCTGCTAAGCCTTATTAATGCGGACAATCCACAGGCGTATGCTAACCGGATCACATTGTTTGACCGGCGCAGGGGAAGTGGAGAGAGCATATGGGATATCAAGCGGAAGATAGGGTTCATTTCACCGGAGCTGCATCAATATTTTACTTCCCGGGATACCTGTTTGCAGGTGGCGGCATCGGGGTTTCATGACATTATCGGGCGAAGCGGTAAGACCACTCCGGAGCAATTAGCTACGGCAGAGCAATGGCTGGAGGTATTAGCTATCCAGTCGTATGCACAGGAGCCTTTTAAACAAGTACCAGAGAGTATACAGCGGCTGGCGTTACTAGCCAGGGCATTGGTGAAGCAACCACCCCTGCTCATTTTCGACGAACCCTGTCAAGGGCTGGATGCACAGCAGAAATTGCATTTCAAGCAAGTAATAGAGGCCCTCTGTGAGCATATGGAGGTGACATTGATATTCGTCACCCACTACACGGAAGAATTACCGGCATGTGTAGATCATTTTCTACGGCTGGAGAAAGGCCAGGTCGTATCGTAG
- a CDS encoding alpha-2-macroglobulin family protein: MYPRSKYAVAAVITSCLVFLLLTFTGCKRERKGMNPAMAKYIEAYTAGVISKQSTIRVQLAGNVNVTHTQNEPLEKEVFDFSPAIKGKTYWADATTIEFRPDENLDPGKTYNVTFKLSKLIDVPKDLHSFDFEFRVIKPSFTVEDGGLKASGNTVLDRMNLTGVVSTADVEDPQMIEKVLKVQYNGKQLPVTWQHNASDKASRFTIANIQRGSEARNLDLSWDGGSLKAAGNGKKSIVVPAVGDFKVLDIKAVSDPEQLLLVQFSDPISVAQNLEGLISISGQSDLRYTIEGSEVKVFTPNRLEGNYTVIVNEGIINVTDKRLGKGFSGNINFENTQPSVSIPGRGVILPQSSKLVMPFEAVNLNAVDVTIIKIYENNIPQYLQQNNLDGSQELRRVGSPVVQKTIRLDTDKSLNLHKKNRFYLDMEKLLRTEPGAIYRVTLGFRKAYALQTCTSTEETDADTQSEDEEAYYGEKIDEDDNFWARYDNYYPYGYNWQERESPCSNSYYNKNKWASRNIIASNIGLTVKRGNDNSMVVAVTDIRDTKPMMNVELELLDFQQQVIYKTKSDGEGLAMFELKRKPYLLIAKKEGERGYLKLDDGSSLPLSRFDVKGAEIQSGLKGFIYGERGVWRPGDSLFLTFVLEDKEHKLPDNHPATLELYNPKGQLYKRIIQSKPLNGFYNFNTLTSADDPTGNWSAKVKIGGASFQKNIKIETVKPNRLKINLDFGQQVALSKSSANKGNLSAMWLFGATAQHLKAKVDVALSSQATKFNKFDGYSFDDPVTRFETENKTVFEGPLSGDGNAVVQANLPLGKLAPGQLKANFEVKVFEPGGDFSIDHFSMPYNPFASYTGIRIPQGDRLTGMLVTDKPHEVSIVNVNEQGQLLSGTQEVQVELYKIRWRWWWDENESDDFSNFTQDSYNQLLQKETITLHQGKGKWNLLIRQPDWGRYLIRVKDLKSGHTSGQAVYIDWPGWAERMQKEHPAEAAMLVFTADRTQYKTGEDIVLTIPSSAGGRALLSVETGSKVLKTYWVDTKQGQTIFKLKAEKNMAPNIYVNVSLLQPHAQTVNDLPIRMYGTIPVSIEDPGTVLKPQISLPATLQPEQTTSITVSEAQGKAMTYTVAIVDEGLLDLTRFKTPDVHGAFYAREALGVKTWDLFDYVIGAWGADMERILSIGGDEGLDKGASSAKANRFKPVVKFMGPFYLKKGQKQTHQFKLPPYIGSVKAMVVAGQDGAYGQAEKVAAVKKPLMLLTTLPRVLGPTEVIQVPVTVFGLENNIRSVNVTFNSNGLLEVVGERTKTVTFSQPGEQLVYFDVRVKSQVGIAKVKISASSGREQAEEAIELEVRNPNPVITNVTEQTLIGGQQWSSSYQPVGMAGTNKGILEVSTIPSLNLAKRLSYLIAYPHGCVEQTTSGVFPQLVLGQLTNLKESQQAEIDRNIKAGINRLKGFQTSDGGLSYWPGPGNADEWGTNYAGHFMLEAQARGYTLPAGFLDQWKKYQRNKAAAWAPSTTNFYGGDLTQAYRLYLLAVAKVPELGAMNRLKNFQYLSDAAKWRLAAAYRLSGQPEIANSLIKNLPTDVKPYTQLGGTYGSDLRDRAMILETLTLLGQRNRAGELVKQLAALLSQDTWYSTQTTAYNLIAIAKFCGANTGGSKMSFSYQLSGSKGVVNENSYVTQLPVNVNSASGTISIHNNGQNVLYARLILQGQPEAGREPVAENNPAVLGMQVQYRTRDGKPLDPATLKQGSDFMATVTIQNPGNRGYYEQMALTQVFPSGWEILNTRLMESDSAFQTSPYTYMDIRDDRVYTYFNIEERKAVTYNVLLNAAYLGRYYLPATSCEAMYDNKIHAFVPGKWVEIVK; the protein is encoded by the coding sequence ATGTACCCTAGATCAAAGTACGCGGTAGCAGCAGTTATCACCAGCTGCTTGGTTTTCTTATTATTGACCTTTACCGGATGTAAGCGAGAGCGGAAAGGGATGAATCCTGCCATGGCCAAATATATTGAGGCCTATACTGCGGGGGTTATCTCCAAGCAGAGTACGATACGCGTGCAGCTGGCTGGCAATGTAAATGTAACGCATACACAGAATGAGCCGCTTGAGAAGGAAGTATTCGACTTCTCTCCTGCCATCAAGGGGAAGACTTACTGGGCGGATGCTACTACGATAGAGTTCAGGCCAGATGAAAATCTTGATCCAGGAAAGACCTACAATGTAACTTTTAAGTTATCCAAACTGATAGACGTTCCCAAAGACCTTCATTCCTTTGATTTTGAGTTCCGGGTTATCAAACCTTCTTTTACGGTAGAAGACGGAGGTTTAAAGGCATCCGGCAATACTGTTCTGGACCGTATGAACCTGACCGGTGTGGTAAGTACTGCTGATGTGGAAGATCCTCAGATGATCGAAAAAGTACTGAAGGTACAATATAATGGTAAACAGCTACCGGTGACCTGGCAACATAATGCGTCGGACAAGGCTTCGCGGTTCACTATTGCCAATATTCAACGAGGAAGTGAGGCTCGTAATCTTGATCTCAGCTGGGACGGCGGATCGTTAAAAGCCGCTGGTAATGGCAAAAAAAGCATTGTAGTACCGGCAGTAGGTGATTTTAAAGTGTTGGATATAAAAGCGGTCAGTGATCCTGAACAGTTGTTGCTGGTTCAGTTTTCGGACCCGATCAGTGTTGCCCAGAACCTGGAGGGGCTGATCAGTATCAGCGGGCAAAGTGACCTGCGTTATACGATAGAGGGAAGTGAGGTAAAGGTATTTACGCCTAACCGGCTGGAGGGGAACTATACTGTTATCGTCAATGAGGGTATCATCAATGTCACTGATAAGCGGTTGGGTAAAGGCTTCAGTGGCAATATAAACTTTGAGAATACGCAGCCATCTGTCAGCATTCCGGGTCGTGGGGTGATCCTGCCACAGAGCAGCAAACTGGTGATGCCCTTCGAGGCTGTCAACCTGAACGCAGTTGACGTTACCATCATTAAAATCTATGAAAACAACATCCCCCAATATCTTCAGCAAAACAACCTGGATGGTAGCCAGGAACTACGTCGTGTAGGTAGTCCGGTTGTACAAAAGACGATCCGCCTGGATACTGACAAATCTCTCAATCTTCATAAGAAGAATCGATTCTACCTGGACATGGAGAAGTTACTGCGTACGGAGCCAGGCGCCATCTACCGGGTGACGCTGGGTTTCAGAAAGGCGTATGCCCTGCAGACTTGTACCAGTACGGAAGAGACAGATGCCGACACTCAATCGGAGGATGAGGAAGCCTATTACGGAGAGAAGATTGACGAGGATGACAATTTCTGGGCGCGATATGATAACTACTATCCTTACGGATACAATTGGCAAGAGCGGGAAAGTCCCTGCAGCAATTCCTACTATAATAAAAACAAATGGGCTTCCCGTAATATCATTGCTTCCAATATTGGTCTTACGGTAAAGAGGGGCAATGATAATAGTATGGTGGTGGCCGTAACGGATATACGTGATACCAAACCGATGATGAATGTGGAGCTTGAGCTACTGGACTTTCAGCAGCAGGTGATCTATAAGACGAAAAGTGATGGGGAAGGGCTGGCTATGTTTGAGTTAAAACGTAAGCCTTACCTACTGATCGCAAAAAAGGAAGGCGAGCGAGGTTATCTTAAACTGGATGATGGTAGTTCGCTTCCGTTGAGCCGTTTTGATGTGAAAGGAGCGGAGATACAAAGTGGTCTAAAAGGTTTTATATACGGGGAAAGAGGAGTATGGCGGCCAGGAGACAGTCTGTTCTTAACGTTCGTGCTGGAAGACAAGGAGCACAAGTTGCCCGACAACCATCCGGCTACGCTGGAATTGTATAATCCCAAGGGGCAGTTATATAAACGCATCATACAGTCCAAGCCATTGAATGGCTTCTATAATTTCAATACTCTTACTAGCGCGGACGATCCTACGGGTAATTGGAGTGCGAAGGTAAAAATCGGGGGCGCTTCTTTCCAGAAGAACATTAAGATCGAAACGGTGAAGCCCAACCGTCTGAAGATCAATCTGGACTTTGGACAGCAGGTTGCCTTATCCAAGAGTTCGGCTAACAAAGGTAATTTATCTGCCATGTGGCTTTTTGGCGCTACTGCTCAACACCTGAAGGCGAAGGTGGATGTGGCATTGAGTTCGCAGGCTACCAAGTTCAATAAATTTGACGGCTATAGTTTTGATGATCCTGTAACACGTTTTGAGACGGAGAATAAAACGGTATTTGAAGGGCCACTTAGCGGAGACGGGAATGCGGTTGTGCAGGCTAATCTGCCATTGGGTAAGTTAGCTCCTGGTCAGTTGAAGGCGAATTTTGAAGTGAAGGTATTTGAGCCCGGAGGTGATTTCAGTATAGATCACTTCTCTATGCCTTATAATCCTTTTGCTTCCTATACGGGTATCCGTATTCCGCAGGGGGACCGCCTGACGGGTATGCTGGTAACGGACAAGCCGCATGAGGTGAGTATTGTGAATGTGAATGAGCAAGGTCAGTTATTAAGCGGTACGCAGGAGGTGCAGGTAGAATTATATAAGATACGCTGGCGGTGGTGGTGGGATGAAAATGAGTCTGATGATTTCAGCAATTTCACACAGGACAGTTATAACCAGCTGTTGCAGAAGGAGACCATCACTTTACATCAAGGTAAGGGTAAATGGAATTTGTTGATCCGGCAACCGGATTGGGGTCGTTATCTGATCCGTGTTAAAGATCTGAAGAGTGGACATACGAGTGGGCAGGCTGTATACATAGACTGGCCGGGATGGGCGGAAAGGATGCAGAAAGAGCACCCTGCCGAAGCGGCTATGTTGGTGTTTACGGCAGACAGAACGCAATACAAGACAGGGGAAGACATTGTGCTTACCATACCGAGCAGCGCCGGCGGGCGGGCATTACTGAGTGTGGAGACCGGCAGTAAAGTGCTTAAAACATATTGGGTGGATACCAAACAAGGGCAAACCATTTTCAAGCTCAAGGCGGAGAAAAATATGGCGCCCAACATATATGTAAACGTCAGTTTGCTGCAGCCACATGCACAGACTGTTAATGACCTGCCTATACGTATGTATGGTACTATTCCTGTTTCCATAGAAGATCCGGGTACGGTACTAAAGCCGCAGATCTCGCTACCGGCGACGTTACAACCGGAGCAGACTACCAGTATTACGGTATCTGAAGCACAAGGGAAAGCGATGACCTATACGGTGGCTATTGTTGATGAAGGTTTATTGGATCTGACACGATTTAAAACACCGGATGTACACGGCGCTTTTTATGCCCGGGAAGCGTTGGGAGTAAAGACATGGGACCTGTTTGACTATGTGATCGGTGCGTGGGGAGCGGATATGGAACGTATACTCAGTATCGGTGGGGATGAAGGATTGGATAAGGGTGCCAGTTCGGCGAAGGCTAACCGGTTTAAACCCGTGGTGAAATTTATGGGACCTTTCTATTTAAAAAAGGGGCAAAAACAGACGCATCAATTTAAGTTACCACCCTATATAGGATCGGTAAAAGCAATGGTAGTAGCCGGACAGGACGGGGCATACGGTCAGGCAGAAAAAGTAGCCGCTGTTAAAAAGCCGTTAATGCTGCTCACTACTTTACCCAGGGTACTAGGGCCAACGGAGGTGATCCAGGTACCTGTTACCGTGTTCGGATTGGAGAACAATATACGTAGTGTCAATGTGACTTTTAACTCCAACGGATTACTGGAAGTAGTAGGGGAACGTACTAAAACAGTTACTTTCTCTCAACCCGGAGAGCAACTCGTTTATTTTGATGTACGTGTTAAATCGCAGGTGGGCATAGCGAAGGTGAAGATCAGTGCCAGCAGTGGCCGTGAGCAGGCGGAGGAGGCTATAGAGCTGGAGGTGCGTAATCCTAACCCGGTTATCACCAATGTTACTGAGCAGACGCTTATCGGCGGTCAGCAATGGAGCAGCAGCTATCAACCGGTGGGTATGGCAGGTACTAATAAAGGTATCCTGGAGGTATCTACTATTCCGTCGCTCAACCTGGCTAAGCGGTTGAGCTACCTGATTGCTTATCCTCATGGTTGTGTGGAGCAGACCACTTCTGGTGTCTTCCCACAGCTGGTGCTGGGGCAATTGACAAATTTGAAGGAAAGTCAGCAAGCGGAAATTGATCGTAACATTAAAGCGGGTATTAACCGGTTGAAAGGCTTCCAGACTTCTGATGGTGGTCTTAGTTATTGGCCGGGTCCGGGTAATGCCGACGAGTGGGGCACCAATTATGCTGGTCATTTTATGCTGGAGGCGCAGGCCAGGGGTTATACATTGCCGGCGGGCTTCCTGGATCAATGGAAAAAGTACCAACGCAATAAAGCAGCGGCCTGGGCACCCAGTACAACTAACTTCTATGGTGGCGATCTGACACAGGCTTACCGGCTGTATCTGCTGGCGGTGGCTAAAGTACCTGAGTTAGGTGCTATGAACCGGCTAAAGAATTTCCAATATTTGTCGGATGCAGCGAAATGGCGGCTGGCGGCAGCTTATCGTTTATCCGGCCAGCCAGAGATCGCCAATTCGCTTATAAAAAATCTACCTACTGACGTCAAACCATATACGCAGCTCGGCGGTACTTATGGTTCGGATCTTCGTGACCGTGCTATGATACTGGAAACGCTCACCTTATTGGGCCAACGTAACCGCGCAGGAGAACTGGTTAAACAGCTGGCAGCGTTATTATCCCAGGACACCTGGTATAGTACACAAACGACAGCTTATAACCTGATCGCCATTGCGAAATTCTGCGGTGCGAATACGGGTGGTAGTAAGATGAGTTTTTCTTACCAGTTGAGTGGCAGCAAGGGTGTGGTGAATGAAAACTCTTATGTGACGCAGTTGCCGGTTAATGTTAACAGTGCCAGTGGAACGATCAGTATTCATAACAATGGTCAGAATGTGCTGTATGCAAGGCTGATCTTACAGGGACAACCGGAGGCAGGCCGTGAGCCGGTGGCGGAGAACAATCCGGCAGTATTGGGTATGCAGGTGCAGTATCGTACCCGCGACGGCAAGCCGTTGGATCCGGCTACGTTAAAACAAGGATCGGACTTTATGGCGACGGTGACGATACAAAACCCGGGTAACCGTGGTTACTATGAGCAGATGGCCTTAACGCAGGTGTTCCCATCCGGATGGGAGATATTAAACACCCGTTTGATGGAAAGCGACAGTGCGTTCCAGACATCTCCTTATACCTATATGGATATACGGGATGACCGCGTCTATACTTATTTCAATATTGAGGAACGTAAGGCAGTTACTTACAATGTGCTGCTTAATGCAGCTTATCTGGGACGGTATTATTTACCAGCCACTTCCTGTGAAGCGATGTATGATAATAAGATACACGCTTTTGTACCAGGTAAGTGGGTAGAGATTGTGAAATAG
- a CDS encoding DUF6048 family protein, with protein sequence MTRILTYIFSGCLLVSVAAPAQIKPAKSATPTDTVGKKALAAPAEPAKPAFKDSTYYLQGGIRIGLDLSRFVIKFFQPYRTDIVINGDARIKKNLYAAMEIGYNNTSHSDTAYDYKGNGFFATIGVDYNFLKKLDPQEHHMFYGGIRYGFGHMTYEAPRYVINDPYWGKVNSSYPKTNAMVHWVELIVGLRTEVLKNLYLGWNIRQRLRVSNSAPSDFPPIVMPGYGSGSKKSQFDMQYSISYLLPLWRLKQHVQIELPKSKK encoded by the coding sequence ATGACACGAATATTAACTTATATTTTTAGCGGATGCCTGCTGGTGTCTGTAGCGGCACCCGCTCAAATTAAGCCTGCTAAGTCGGCTACGCCTACAGATACTGTAGGTAAAAAGGCGTTAGCGGCACCTGCCGAACCGGCTAAGCCTGCTTTTAAGGACAGCACTTACTATCTACAGGGAGGTATCAGGATAGGGTTGGATCTCAGCCGTTTCGTGATAAAGTTCTTTCAGCCTTATCGTACGGATATTGTGATCAACGGGGATGCGAGGATCAAGAAGAACCTGTATGCGGCGATGGAAATAGGTTATAACAACACTTCGCATAGTGATACGGCTTACGATTATAAGGGCAATGGTTTCTTTGCGACTATCGGAGTGGATTATAATTTCCTCAAGAAGTTAGATCCCCAGGAGCATCATATGTTCTATGGTGGTATCCGGTATGGTTTCGGACATATGACTTACGAAGCCCCCCGCTATGTGATCAATGATCCTTATTGGGGCAAGGTAAACAGCAGTTATCCCAAAACCAATGCGATGGTGCATTGGGTAGAGTTGATCGTGGGTTTGCGTACGGAAGTACTTAAAAATCTTTATCTGGGCTGGAATATCCGGCAGCGTCTGCGTGTAAGTAATTCAGCGCCCAGCGACTTCCCTCCTATTGTGATGCCTGGTTATGGCAGCGGGTCGAAGAAATCCCAGTTTGACATGCAATATTCGATTTCTTATTTGTTGCCGTTATGGCGACTGAAGCAGCATGTGCAGATAGAACTTCCCAAGAGCAAAAAATAA
- a CDS encoding DUF6452 family protein: MKPGSKLLWVFISLLIGIIACDNETKVCDQSLTTSLQMRFYKPDSSALGNPSGNVRDTTLRNVTLFALTRDKDSVYKSVPASRVYLSLNLLTDVSRFYLRIDSFSVPDTINFYYKRSQHFVSPGCGFATFFVLDSVTSTHNSIDSLKLILREVNADNDTNINLYF, encoded by the coding sequence ATGAAACCCGGATCCAAGTTATTATGGGTGTTTATCAGTCTCCTCATTGGTATCATTGCCTGTGATAATGAGACCAAAGTATGCGACCAGAGTCTGACTACGAGTTTACAGATGCGCTTTTACAAACCTGACAGTAGTGCTTTGGGCAATCCATCGGGGAATGTCCGGGATACTACTTTACGTAATGTTACACTTTTTGCCTTGACGAGGGATAAGGACAGTGTTTATAAAAGTGTCCCTGCGAGCAGGGTTTATCTGTCTCTTAACCTGTTGACAGATGTGAGCAGGTTTTATCTGCGTATTGATAGTTTCAGTGTACCGGATACGATCAACTTTTACTATAAACGTTCCCAGCATTTCGTTTCGCCAGGATGCGGGTTTGCGACATTTTTCGTGCTGGACTCTGTGACCTCCACTCATAATTCGATTGATTCTTTGAAACTTATTCTCCGGGAAGTAAATGCCGATAATGACACGAATATTAACTTATATTTTTAG